One window of Methanocalculus alkaliphilus genomic DNA carries:
- a CDS encoding CBS domain-containing protein: MIVREMMSSPVYVVSRTDTIAYARNLLLKHHISRLLVMDGDNLTGIITKKDIAHGFRHSDPRWRRRPIDSIPVEVMMTNDPMTIAPDLELKEAARIMLLHDISSLPVTDGDTVAGIITKTDIMAAPDVEKIKATVADIMEDVVTISRYHSLSHVIDVIRERNDKLLVINNDGTLAGVITESNIAFYGYIFENGVPEKEIMHLRREESGGRKSLRHVRSVSAIAEDVMSRPVITISPSESVASAIALMRKHNINSIIAVEGTDIKGILKRDDILKEVAQ, from the coding sequence ATGATTGTCAGAGAGATGATGTCATCCCCGGTCTATGTCGTGAGCAGAACAGACACCATTGCATACGCACGCAACCTGTTACTGAAGCACCATATCTCACGGCTTCTGGTAATGGATGGAGATAATCTCACAGGTATCATCACCAAGAAGGATATTGCCCACGGCTTCCGGCACAGTGATCCCCGGTGGAGACGGCGGCCTATCGACAGTATTCCGGTTGAGGTGATGATGACAAACGATCCGATGACGATCGCACCGGATCTCGAACTGAAGGAAGCCGCCCGGATCATGCTTCTGCATGATATCAGCAGTCTCCCGGTTACCGATGGCGATACCGTCGCCGGGATCATCACAAAGACGGATATCATGGCGGCACCCGATGTCGAGAAGATCAAGGCGACAGTTGCTGATATCATGGAGGATGTGGTGACTATCTCCCGGTACCACTCACTCAGCCATGTCATTGATGTGATACGGGAACGAAACGACAAGCTCCTCGTCATCAATAATGACGGCACGCTTGCAGGTGTTATCACCGAGTCAAATATTGCATTCTACGGGTATATCTTTGAAAACGGAGTTCCTGAAAAGGAGATCATGCATCTGCGCCGTGAAGAGAGCGGGGGGAGAAAGAGCCTGCGGCATGTCAGGAGTGTTTCAGCAATCGCCGAAGACGTCATGTCACGGCCCGTGATCACCATCAGCCCGTCCGAGTCTGTTGCAAGCGCGATCGCACTGATGCGCAAGCACAATATCAACAGTATCATCGCTGTTGAGGGTACCGACATCAAAGGAATATTAAAACGAGACGACATACTGAAAGAGGTAGCACAATGA
- a CDS encoding CBS domain-containing protein — protein MHDNNSGHNKSERYLMRAGKQDRGPVEFKSRPAGRQGGVMSIAVGNVICVPPTMTICDGVETMTREGFRRLPIADAGSRKLRGIITVSDIVDFMGGGDRHNLVKNKHQGNFLSAINESLRSIMTENVMTLQTSDDIDDAVDIIVGKRHGGVPIIDGDEHVVGIVTEYDLLKSLSIEQSQLTVEDVMSYSPRVTYPDCSIAEVARQMNKYHFRRLPVVSDDVLFGIITATDIMTYVGSGEVFRSMQTGDVAEVTARPIRSIISGNLQTTTPDKDIHEIAREMIQKQIGAFPVTEDARLIGMITEYDLVKALALR, from the coding sequence ATGCACGATAATAATTCAGGCCATAATAAAAGTGAACGGTATCTTATGAGAGCCGGCAAACAGGATCGGGGACCGGTTGAGTTTAAATCACGCCCGGCCGGTCGTCAGGGAGGTGTGATGAGCATTGCTGTTGGAAATGTTATCTGCGTCCCCCCGACAATGACCATCTGCGACGGCGTCGAGACGATGACGCGTGAAGGATTCCGGAGGCTCCCGATAGCGGATGCCGGAAGTCGGAAGCTGCGTGGCATTATCACCGTCTCCGACATCGTTGACTTTATGGGAGGTGGAGACCGGCACAACCTGGTCAAAAACAAACATCAGGGCAATTTCCTCTCTGCCATCAATGAGAGTCTCAGATCCATCATGACCGAGAATGTGATGACACTGCAGACGAGCGATGACATTGATGACGCAGTCGATATCATCGTCGGGAAGAGGCATGGAGGTGTACCGATCATTGACGGAGATGAGCACGTTGTTGGTATCGTCACCGAATATGATCTCCTCAAGTCTCTCTCCATCGAGCAGAGCCAGCTGACGGTCGAGGATGTTATGTCCTATTCACCACGGGTAACCTATCCCGACTGTTCAATCGCCGAAGTTGCACGACAGATGAATAAATATCATTTCAGGAGATTGCCGGTCGTCTCAGATGACGTCCTCTTTGGAATCATCACAGCAACCGACATCATGACGTATGTCGGCTCCGGTGAAGTATTCCGGTCGATGCAGACAGGCGATGTGGCAGAAGTGACCGCACGGCCGATCCGCTCGATCATCTCCGGCAACCTCCAGACGACCACCCCGGATAAGGATATTCATGAGATAGCACGCGAGATGATTCAGAAGCAGATTGGTGCGTTTCCCGTTACAGAAGATGCGCGCCTTATCGGAATGATAACAGAATATGATCTTGTTAAAGCACTCGCACTGAGGTGA